One window of the Magnolia sinica isolate HGM2019 chromosome 19, MsV1, whole genome shotgun sequence genome contains the following:
- the LOC131235556 gene encoding probable LRR receptor-like serine/threonine-protein kinase At3g47570 translates to MENQWLQVSYADLLQATDGFSSANLIGVGSFGSVYKGILECFETVVAVKVLNLLQQGAFKSLAAEWEALRNIRHRNLVKILTVCSSINFNGNDFKALVFEYMPNGSLEKWLHPNVDEQPQLRNLNLTQRLNIAIDVASASSSSFENTNHDLKPGNVLLDDDMVAHVGDFGLARFLSEAAESCSQNQTSTFGIKGSIGYIPPEYGMGGKASKYGDVYSYGILLLKMITGKRPTNDMFKDNQSLHHFAKSAFPEQVMEIIDPRLLQENAEAFLDSENHNNLKNKMRDCLVALVRVGVSCSAESPGERMEMREIAMEMHAVRDLYLEVGIQ, encoded by the exons ATGGAGAATCAGTGGTTACAAGTTTCTTATGCAGATCTCCTTCAAGCAACAGATGGGTTTTCTTCAGCTAATTTAATTGGTGTGGGAAGTTTTGGTTCTGTATATAAAGGAATTCTAGAATGCTTTGAAACAGTTGTTGCAGTGAAGGTACTCAACCTCCTGCAACAAGGAGCTTTTAAGAGTTTGGCAGCCGAATGGGAAGCATTAAGAAACATCCGACATCGAAATCTTGTCAAGATTTTAACAGTTTGTTCGAGCATTAATTTtaatggcaatgatttcaaagctTTAGTGTTTGAGTACATGCCTAATGGTAGTCTGGAGAAGTGGTTGCATCCAAATGTTGATGAACAACCTCAATTGAGGAATTTGAATCTTACTCAAAGACTAAATATAGCCATTGATGTGGCTTCGGCATCTTCATCATCATTCGAAAACACCAATCACGACCTAAAACCAGGCAATGTACTTCTTGATGATGATATGGTTGCCCATGTGGGTGACTTTGGTTTAGCAAGGTTCCTCTCCGAAGCTGCAGAAAGTTGCTCTCAAAATCAAACTAGCACATTTGGGATTAAGGGATCGATTGGATACATTCCTCCGG AGTATGGGATGGGTGGTAAGGCGTCCAAATATGGAGATGTATACAGTTATGGGATCCTTCTACTCAAGATGATCACCGGAAAGCGGCCAACTAATGACATGTTTAAGGACAATCAGAGCCTTCATCACTTTGCAAAATCAGCTTTTCCCGAACAAGTAATGGAGAtcattgatccaagacttctccAAGAAAATGCTGAAGCATTTCTAGACAGTGAAAATCATaacaatttgaaaaataaaatgcgTGATTGCTTGGTTGCATTGGTCAGAGTAGGTGTATCCTGTTCTGCAGAATCGCCAGGGGAACGAATGGAGATGAGAGAGATTGCCATGGAAATGCATGCTGTTAGAGACTTATATCTTGAGGTCGGGATTCAGTGA